One genomic segment of Intestinimonas butyriciproducens includes these proteins:
- a CDS encoding lipoate--protein ligase, with protein MMYYLESGSHDPGFNLALEQYVFDRLDRAHAYCMLWQNDNAIIVGKNQNTVGEINAAYVKEHGIRVVRRLSGGGAVYHDLGNINFTFIVDSGATAAFDFSTFCRPIVKALEHFGVHAEINGRNDMTIDGKKFSGNSQYGKQGRTMHHGTILYDSDLEVVGKALTVSRDKLEGKGIQSVRSRVTNVRPYIAGDISTEAFFAALRDFLFQEYALQPYRLSQGQLAEIRALQAERYDQWSWNYGASPAYRLRKARQVDGCGKLEIFLDVQKGILRDVAFYGDYFGNEDTQSLARRLSGCPMEAAAIRTALKDLEIGTYFNHMDLETFLEVLLQ; from the coding sequence ATGATGTATTATCTGGAGAGTGGCAGCCATGATCCCGGATTCAACCTGGCGTTGGAGCAGTATGTCTTTGACCGGCTGGACCGGGCCCATGCATACTGCATGCTCTGGCAAAACGACAACGCCATCATTGTGGGGAAAAACCAGAATACCGTCGGCGAGATCAACGCCGCCTATGTAAAGGAGCATGGAATCCGGGTGGTACGCCGGCTCTCCGGCGGCGGGGCGGTGTACCATGACCTGGGGAACATCAACTTTACCTTTATTGTAGACAGCGGCGCCACGGCTGCCTTTGACTTTTCCACCTTTTGCCGCCCTATTGTGAAGGCGCTGGAGCACTTTGGAGTCCATGCGGAGATCAACGGGCGGAACGATATGACCATTGACGGCAAGAAGTTCTCCGGGAATTCCCAGTACGGGAAACAGGGACGGACCATGCACCACGGCACCATTCTGTATGACTCCGACTTGGAGGTGGTGGGAAAGGCGCTGACGGTATCCCGGGATAAACTGGAGGGGAAGGGGATCCAGTCGGTCCGAAGCAGGGTGACCAATGTGCGCCCTTATATTGCCGGAGACATCTCCACCGAGGCGTTTTTTGCCGCCCTGCGCGACTTCCTGTTCCAGGAGTACGCTCTGCAGCCCTACCGCCTCTCCCAGGGGCAGCTTGCGGAGATCCGGGCCCTTCAGGCGGAGCGCTATGATCAGTGGAGCTGGAACTACGGGGCCTCCCCCGCATACCGGCTCCGCAAGGCCCGGCAGGTGGACGGATGCGGAAAGCTGGAGATTTTTTTGGATGTGCAGAAAGGGATCCTGCGGGACGTCGCTTTCTATGGAGACTATTTTGGGAATGAAGATACGCAGTCGTTGGCGCGCAGGTTGTCGGGCTGCCCCATGGAGGCGGCGGCCATCCGCACCGCCCTGAAGGACCTGGAGATCGGAACATATTTTAACCACATGGACCTGGAGACCTTTCTGGAGGTCCTGCTGCAGTGA
- a CDS encoding S-layer homology domain-containing protein — MRNLKRALSLAMASIMVLGMMVVGAGAVSYDDFSDKDKIVNDEAVSMLVELNVINGKDDGSFDPEGIVTRAEMAKMICVVLNGGKDPSLGNVSNYTYTDTVGHWAAAYIEYCTTLGIVAGDGTGKFNPSNTVTGAEAAKMLLVALGFKSEIEGFTGANWAVNVNVRANQKGLFDELSINPSEGLSRDNAAQMVWNALDAGVVSYDYTLITDGSSITSSPTLKDDKDDKTLLEDKFKVAKLEGVIISNEYATSTSTAPEKEGNTILLLTSDDATSGKDEGAKITLKTTTAANLLGKSVTMFAKDWKNGSYDTVLGNPVLSSDNLIATITEDSDSDDVNDALKAAGIKTVKDAVLVENYVRNSDKVDGKDVDRTVSGMEAVSKLTGNGIEVTVISNDDDNEADFVIVTKMIAGKVSAYNANGNDGDGYITVTPFTNLDDSDDRISGEEFDDVVGVKDVAKDDIVLYYRVDDTYYIEKAESVSVTVTSTKGGDTIKDGSDTYEQSALSWKFDDDSSIKKNANLTDVVEIDDEVTLYLDNFGYVIYTDGSESSDDYMFITGADASVKTNFETLTIKAVLNDGTEVTASVNKIDGKKLSTYVENAKEDAKEDAKEDAKKDAKKENKDYSDLDLEKEVLHQIATYTKSGSSYNIKLKKTVAIEQVKKGNAKLSGNYSANSKTIFVIGDHNDNYKAYTGISNVPDVDSVGTNGVKVAYVKDKETVAKFVAVTKAKTSDGDTEGIYILGKTPSAKKNSSDDTIYVTQAYVNGKYVAELELEGYDKVDGEVSRGYYGGVTTSGSNVVDWHDLLNAKKNGADYSKDDWYDFGSYVTDCGDGIISSQNHKTALTYDKDTVVIVVDGTKEMAPGDIDEVICVDGAPSDSDVVVIVPDDDDEHADYVFIIR; from the coding sequence ATGAGAAACCTCAAGCGGGCTCTTAGCCTGGCAATGGCTTCCATCATGGTCCTGGGCATGATGGTCGTCGGCGCCGGCGCTGTGAGCTACGACGACTTTTCCGACAAGGACAAGATCGTCAACGACGAGGCCGTCTCCATGCTCGTTGAGCTGAATGTCATCAACGGCAAGGACGACGGCAGCTTTGATCCCGAGGGGATCGTGACCCGTGCCGAGATGGCCAAGATGATCTGCGTCGTCCTCAACGGCGGCAAGGATCCCAGCCTGGGCAACGTGTCCAACTACACCTACACCGACACGGTGGGCCACTGGGCTGCTGCGTACATTGAGTACTGCACCACCCTGGGCATCGTGGCCGGCGACGGCACCGGCAAGTTCAACCCCTCCAACACCGTGACCGGTGCTGAGGCGGCCAAGATGCTGCTGGTGGCTCTGGGCTTCAAGTCCGAGATCGAAGGCTTCACCGGCGCGAACTGGGCCGTGAACGTCAACGTGCGCGCCAACCAGAAGGGCCTGTTCGACGAGCTGAGCATCAACCCCTCCGAGGGTCTGTCCCGCGACAACGCCGCTCAGATGGTGTGGAACGCCCTGGATGCCGGCGTGGTCTCCTATGACTACACCCTGATCACCGACGGCTCCTCCATCACCTCCAGCCCCACCCTCAAGGACGACAAGGACGACAAGACCCTGTTGGAGGACAAGTTCAAGGTCGCCAAGCTGGAGGGCGTGATCATCTCCAACGAGTACGCCACCTCCACCAGCACCGCTCCTGAAAAAGAGGGCAACACCATCCTGCTGCTGACCTCTGACGACGCCACCAGCGGCAAGGACGAGGGCGCTAAGATCACCCTGAAGACCACCACCGCCGCCAACCTGCTGGGCAAGTCCGTCACTATGTTTGCCAAGGACTGGAAGAACGGGTCCTATGACACCGTGCTGGGCAATCCTGTCCTCTCCTCCGACAACCTGATCGCCACCATCACCGAGGATTCCGACTCCGACGACGTGAACGACGCCCTGAAGGCCGCCGGCATCAAGACGGTGAAGGACGCCGTCCTGGTGGAAAACTATGTCCGCAACAGCGATAAGGTCGACGGCAAGGACGTGGACCGCACCGTCTCCGGCATGGAGGCTGTGTCCAAGCTGACCGGCAACGGCATTGAGGTCACCGTCATCAGCAACGATGACGACAACGAGGCCGATTTCGTCATCGTGACCAAGATGATCGCCGGCAAGGTCTCCGCCTATAACGCCAACGGCAACGACGGCGACGGCTATATTACCGTCACCCCGTTCACCAACCTTGATGACAGCGATGATCGAATCTCTGGCGAGGAGTTTGACGACGTGGTGGGCGTCAAGGACGTGGCGAAGGACGACATCGTGCTCTACTACCGCGTGGACGACACCTATTATATTGAGAAGGCCGAATCCGTCAGCGTGACCGTTACCTCCACCAAGGGCGGCGACACCATTAAGGACGGCTCCGACACCTATGAGCAGTCCGCCCTGTCCTGGAAGTTCGACGACGACAGCAGCATCAAGAAGAACGCGAACCTGACCGACGTGGTGGAGATCGATGACGAGGTCACCCTGTATCTGGACAACTTCGGCTACGTCATCTATACGGACGGCTCCGAGAGCAGTGACGACTACATGTTCATCACCGGTGCGGATGCCAGCGTAAAGACGAATTTCGAGACCCTGACCATCAAAGCCGTGCTGAACGACGGCACCGAGGTCACCGCCTCCGTCAACAAGATCGACGGCAAGAAGCTCTCCACCTATGTGGAAAATGCCAAGGAAGATGCCAAGGAAGATGCCAAGGAAGATGCCAAGAAAGATGCCAAGAAGGAGAATAAAGACTACAGCGATCTCGACCTTGAGAAGGAAGTGCTCCATCAGATCGCAACCTATACCAAGAGCGGTTCCAGCTACAACATTAAGCTGAAGAAGACCGTTGCGATTGAGCAGGTGAAGAAGGGCAACGCCAAGCTGTCCGGTAACTACTCCGCCAACAGCAAGACCATCTTTGTAATCGGCGACCACAACGACAACTACAAGGCATACACCGGCATCTCCAACGTGCCCGACGTGGACAGCGTTGGAACCAATGGTGTGAAGGTCGCCTATGTCAAGGACAAGGAAACGGTGGCCAAGTTCGTGGCTGTGACCAAGGCCAAGACCTCCGATGGTGATACCGAGGGCATCTATATCCTGGGCAAGACCCCCTCTGCCAAGAAGAACAGCAGCGACGACACCATCTATGTGACCCAGGCCTATGTGAACGGCAAATATGTGGCCGAGTTGGAGTTGGAGGGCTACGACAAGGTCGACGGCGAGGTGTCGCGCGGCTACTACGGCGGTGTGACCACCAGCGGCAGCAATGTGGTGGACTGGCACGATCTTCTGAACGCGAAGAAGAACGGAGCCGATTACAGCAAGGACGATTGGTATGATTTCGGCAGCTACGTGACCGACTGCGGCGACGGCATCATCTCCAGTCAGAACCATAAGACCGCTCTGACCTACGACAAAGACACCGTGGTGATCGTTGTGGACGGCACCAAGGAGATGGCCCCCGGCGACATCGACGAGGTCATCTGCGTGGACGGCGCACCCTCTGACAGCGATGTGGTGGTTATCGTGCCTGACGACGATGATGAACACGCTGACTACGTGTTCATCATCCGCTGA
- a CDS encoding S-layer homology domain-containing protein has product MRHKRIAACTAAALCIGMLTFPASAASEDFPAWASQAAKRWEDCGKLDQSMSPEHVMTRGEVAAAIDRVMTYTQEAENRFTDIRAEDAHSGALLRLVDAGVLQGNGTGQLLPDAAVTRQETAVMLDRAFHLSAGGQTDYTDAAEIAGWAEGAVSAVTQAGVMQGSQGLFRPASTVTYAEMVQSLTAAVEEEGLITGLIVRTRDAEGVLAEGAARQVNDGKFRVETVTASEEGYTVALSGLEALTGQEADADGPGQPREAGKWMGVQLQLGGLVRVETLTYSRDGETWFQAKSSDALSEAHRLDSLMVYVNGAETADIDANEVEKTSTLYLRQGEEGPAVKITFHYTPASGESGTSE; this is encoded by the coding sequence ATGAGACATAAGAGGATCGCGGCCTGTACGGCGGCCGCACTCTGCATCGGTATGCTGACCTTTCCGGCCTCGGCGGCCTCGGAGGACTTTCCGGCCTGGGCGTCACAGGCGGCAAAGCGCTGGGAGGACTGCGGCAAGCTGGATCAGAGCATGTCCCCGGAGCATGTGATGACCCGGGGGGAGGTGGCCGCCGCCATCGACCGGGTGATGACCTACACCCAGGAGGCGGAGAACCGTTTTACCGACATCAGGGCGGAGGACGCCCATTCCGGCGCGCTGCTGCGCCTGGTAGACGCCGGAGTATTGCAGGGGAACGGGACCGGACAGCTTCTGCCCGACGCGGCCGTGACCCGTCAGGAGACTGCGGTGATGCTGGACCGGGCCTTCCACCTCTCCGCGGGCGGACAGACGGACTATACCGACGCGGCGGAGATCGCCGGCTGGGCGGAAGGGGCTGTGTCCGCAGTGACCCAGGCCGGTGTCATGCAGGGCTCGCAGGGGCTGTTCCGCCCTGCGAGCACCGTGACCTATGCCGAGATGGTCCAGAGCCTCACTGCGGCCGTGGAGGAGGAGGGCCTGATCACCGGGCTGATCGTCCGGACCAGAGACGCCGAAGGGGTGCTGGCAGAGGGTGCGGCCCGGCAGGTGAACGACGGAAAGTTCCGGGTGGAGACTGTGACGGCGTCAGAGGAGGGCTATACCGTGGCGCTCTCCGGCCTGGAGGCCCTGACCGGGCAGGAAGCGGATGCCGACGGCCCCGGCCAGCCCCGCGAGGCCGGGAAATGGATGGGTGTACAGCTCCAGCTGGGCGGCCTGGTCCGGGTGGAGACGCTTACATACAGCCGGGACGGAGAGACTTGGTTCCAGGCCAAGAGCAGCGATGCCCTCTCGGAGGCCCATCGTCTGGACAGCCTGATGGTCTACGTCAATGGCGCGGAAACGGCGGATATCGACGCCAATGAGGTGGAGAAAACCTCCACGCTCTACCTGCGGCAGGGCGAAGAGGGACCTGCGGTGAAGATCACATTCCACTATACCCCGGCGTCCGGGGAGAGCGGAACTTCGGAATAA
- a CDS encoding sugar transferase — protein MLTGAQRFYIGVKRAADVALSLLGLVLLSPVLLAIGIAIVLDDGFPVLFTQRRVGRGKRPFHILKFRTMKSDTPHDKPTHLLEHPEQYITRVGKVLRKTSLDELPQLLNILTGSLHIVSYRPSLYNQTDLIRERDRCGLHQLRPGLTGWAQIHGRDELEIQEKAALDRYYLEHLGPAIDLKCFFGTFLAVFRQSGVVEGGTGAMERRDRKETR, from the coding sequence ATGCTGACGGGAGCGCAGCGGTTTTATATCGGTGTCAAACGGGCCGCCGACGTGGCGCTCTCACTGCTGGGGCTGGTCCTGCTCTCTCCGGTGCTGCTGGCCATTGGGATCGCCATTGTGCTGGACGACGGCTTTCCCGTTCTGTTCACCCAGAGGCGGGTGGGGCGTGGAAAGCGTCCCTTCCACATCCTCAAATTCCGCACCATGAAGAGCGATACCCCCCATGACAAGCCTACCCATCTGCTGGAGCATCCGGAGCAGTACATCACCAGGGTGGGAAAGGTCCTGCGGAAAACCTCACTGGATGAGCTGCCGCAGCTCCTGAATATCCTGACCGGGTCCCTTCACATCGTGTCCTACCGGCCCAGCCTGTACAATCAAACCGACCTGATCCGGGAGCGGGACCGCTGCGGTCTCCATCAGCTCCGCCCCGGGCTGACCGGCTGGGCGCAGATCCACGGCCGGGATGAGCTGGAAATTCAGGAGAAGGCCGCCCTGGACCGCTATTATCTGGAGCACTTGGGACCGGCCATCGACCTCAAGTGCTTTTTCGGCACCTTCCTGGCCGTGTTCCGGCAGAGCGGCGTGGTGGAGGGCGGCACGGGCGCCATGGAGCGCCGGGACAGGAAGGAAACGAGATGA
- a CDS encoding glycosyltransferase family 2 protein: MAAITVFTPTYNRAYCLHRCYESLCRQSCKDFVWLIIDDGSTDQTKDIVEGWQRAENGFEIVYLYKENGGMHTGYNCAYARIDTELSINVDSDDYLTDTAIEELLAFWREHQREDIGGIYALDRFEDGRIVGLPFPDDLKEFKGWGYKEVHYVGTDGKKKVFHNRGDKKFIGVTAVINRYPPIPEFPGEKYYSLYYKQHRIERDNAILVYNRPVCVVEYQEDGSTNHMLSQYVRNPKGFCDERKFVLEYAPTLRLRANAAIHYVAESLLAGDWAFFSHTPRKGLTLLCAPMGLALYLWIRRRTKT, encoded by the coding sequence ATGGCGGCCATTACAGTATTCACCCCAACCTATAACCGGGCGTACTGCCTGCATCGGTGCTATGAGAGCCTCTGCCGCCAGAGCTGCAAAGATTTTGTGTGGCTTATTATTGATGATGGGTCCACCGACCAGACAAAGGATATCGTGGAGGGCTGGCAGAGGGCAGAAAATGGGTTTGAGATCGTGTATCTCTATAAAGAAAATGGCGGAATGCATACCGGGTATAACTGCGCCTACGCGAGAATAGACACAGAACTGAGCATTAATGTGGATTCTGACGACTATTTGACGGATACCGCCATCGAAGAGCTGCTGGCCTTCTGGAGGGAACATCAAAGAGAGGACATTGGAGGGATTTATGCACTGGACCGCTTTGAGGATGGCAGGATTGTCGGCCTGCCCTTTCCAGACGATTTGAAGGAATTCAAAGGTTGGGGCTATAAAGAGGTACACTATGTCGGTACGGACGGGAAGAAGAAGGTCTTCCACAACCGAGGGGACAAAAAATTCATTGGTGTAACCGCGGTGATCAACCGATATCCTCCTATTCCCGAGTTTCCCGGTGAGAAATATTACAGCCTTTACTATAAGCAGCACCGCATCGAGCGGGATAATGCCATTTTAGTTTATAACCGGCCGGTCTGTGTGGTGGAGTATCAGGAGGATGGCAGCACAAACCATATGTTGTCTCAATATGTCCGCAATCCCAAAGGCTTTTGCGACGAGCGGAAGTTTGTGCTGGAGTATGCCCCGACCCTGCGCCTGCGTGCCAACGCCGCAATCCACTATGTGGCGGAAAGTCTGCTGGCAGGGGATTGGGCGTTCTTTTCACACACGCCCAGGAAAGGCTTGACCCTGCTCTGTGCCCCAATGGGGCTGGCGCTGTATCTTTGGATCAGGAGGCGGACGAAGACGTGA
- a CDS encoding glycosyltransferase family 4 protein: MKILVLTNHSYMLWRFRKELISTLLEENEVVISTPFVGHEEDFEHMGCRCLETPVDRRGVNPATDLKLLRAYRQLLRAERPDLVLTYSIKPNIYGGLACRMMRVPYCANVQGLGTAFQRPGLARLVTVLYRTALSGARRVFFENSDNAALFFQRHIIPQKKACVLPGAGVSLAEYPLRPYRENGRVRFLFVGRIMREKGVEELFWAAQRLKEVFGAEIGFDMVGFFEDAYREAVEGLVREGVVDFHGFQEDVRPFYEEASCVVLPSYHEGMSNVLLEAASSGRALITSDIPGCREAVCDGENGFLCPPGDAQALYHAMRRFVELPPIRREEMGRAGRVHMEACFNRANVVRRVLAAMQEEGL, translated from the coding sequence ATGAAGATACTGGTGCTCACAAACCACTCCTATATGCTCTGGAGGTTCCGGAAGGAGCTCATTTCCACCCTTCTGGAAGAAAATGAAGTGGTCATCAGCACCCCTTTTGTGGGGCATGAGGAAGATTTTGAACACATGGGTTGCCGATGCCTGGAGACGCCGGTAGACCGCAGAGGCGTCAACCCCGCCACGGATCTCAAGCTGCTGCGCGCCTATCGGCAGCTGCTCCGTGCGGAGCGGCCGGATCTGGTGCTGACCTATTCCATCAAGCCCAATATTTACGGCGGTCTGGCATGCCGGATGATGAGAGTCCCCTATTGCGCCAATGTCCAGGGGCTGGGCACGGCGTTCCAGCGCCCCGGCCTGGCCCGGCTGGTCACAGTTTTGTACCGGACGGCATTGAGCGGCGCGAGACGGGTATTTTTTGAAAACAGCGACAATGCGGCGCTGTTTTTTCAAAGGCATATTATCCCGCAGAAGAAGGCGTGTGTGCTCCCTGGGGCGGGCGTCAGTCTGGCGGAGTACCCCCTGCGTCCCTACAGGGAAAACGGGCGGGTCCGCTTCCTCTTTGTGGGCCGTATCATGAGGGAAAAGGGTGTGGAAGAGCTGTTTTGGGCTGCCCAGCGCCTAAAGGAGGTCTTCGGCGCGGAGATCGGGTTCGATATGGTGGGGTTTTTTGAGGATGCATACCGGGAGGCGGTGGAGGGGCTGGTCCGGGAAGGCGTGGTGGATTTTCACGGCTTTCAGGAGGATGTCCGCCCATTTTATGAGGAGGCGAGCTGCGTGGTGCTCCCCTCCTACCATGAGGGAATGTCCAACGTACTGCTGGAGGCGGCGTCCAGTGGGCGTGCCCTCATCACCTCGGATATTCCGGGCTGCCGGGAGGCGGTGTGCGACGGGGAGAACGGGTTCCTCTGCCCGCCCGGCGACGCCCAGGCGCTTTATCATGCCATGCGCCGCTTCGTGGAGCTGCCCCCTATCCGGAGGGAGGAGATGGGCCGGGCCGGTCGGGTACATATGGAGGCGTGTTTTAACCGCGCCAACGTGGTGCGCAGGGTCCTCGCAGCGATGCAGGAGGAGGGCTTATGA
- a CDS encoding tyrosine-type recombinase/integrase, translating into MSRKRIGKNVAYDTEKKLYYAYFDGGRGKNGRRERWTRTFRSEREAVQAVETFAAERREGGLPAAEAITVGAWLDYWLEEIVRPNLEYTTYYCYANIIRNHLKPSLGRVLLRELTPLRIQQYYTQMIKGKGLSPNTVHKHHILLHTALKLAFRQEILGSNPVDRVEPPRARAARQLYYTPQELKLLFQAAEGGRMELIVKLAGYLGLRRGEICGLRWENIDFRKKVLSVRLARTTAGGTVVEKPPKTPNSLRSLGFAGLEDLERLLRRTREEQRAAVCAGLAEDTGFVLADRRGRPWNPNQVTRAMEAFVEVNGLPPITLHGLRHTFASVANSAHIPLPDISRALGHKDVVVTGRVYTHIFDQTHVEAVSAVARSIRGA; encoded by the coding sequence ATGTCTAGAAAACGGATAGGAAAGAATGTGGCCTATGACACGGAAAAGAAGCTCTACTACGCCTACTTTGACGGAGGGCGCGGAAAGAACGGGCGGCGGGAGCGATGGACAAGGACCTTCCGCAGCGAGCGGGAGGCGGTCCAGGCGGTCGAAACCTTTGCGGCGGAGCGCAGGGAGGGGGGGCTCCCGGCGGCCGAGGCCATCACCGTTGGGGCGTGGCTGGACTACTGGCTGGAGGAGATCGTACGGCCCAACTTGGAATACACCACCTACTACTGCTATGCCAACATCATCCGGAACCACCTCAAGCCAAGTCTGGGCCGGGTCCTGCTGCGGGAGCTCACGCCGCTGCGCATCCAGCAGTATTATACGCAGATGATCAAGGGCAAGGGGCTGAGCCCGAACACCGTGCATAAGCACCATATCCTGCTGCACACGGCGCTAAAGCTGGCGTTTCGCCAGGAGATCCTCGGCAGTAACCCTGTGGACCGGGTGGAGCCCCCCAGAGCGCGGGCGGCCCGCCAGCTCTACTATACGCCGCAGGAGCTCAAGCTGCTCTTCCAGGCCGCGGAGGGCGGGCGGATGGAGCTCATCGTCAAGCTGGCCGGGTATCTGGGCCTTCGCCGGGGGGAGATCTGCGGCCTGCGCTGGGAGAACATCGATTTTCGGAAGAAGGTGCTCTCCGTCCGTCTGGCCCGCACCACCGCCGGCGGGACCGTGGTGGAAAAGCCTCCCAAAACGCCCAACTCTCTCCGGAGCCTGGGCTTTGCGGGGCTGGAGGACCTGGAGCGTCTGCTCCGCCGTACCCGGGAGGAGCAGCGCGCGGCGGTGTGCGCCGGTCTGGCCGAGGACACCGGTTTTGTACTCGCAGACCGGCGGGGACGGCCCTGGAACCCCAATCAGGTCACCCGGGCCATGGAGGCGTTTGTGGAGGTCAACGGGCTACCCCCCATTACTCTCCACGGCCTGCGCCACACCTTTGCCAGTGTGGCCAACAGCGCCCACATCCCGCTGCCGGATATCAGTCGTGCGCTGGGGCACAAGGATGTGGTGGTGACGGGCAGGGTCTATACCCATATTTTCGACCAGACCCATGTCGAGGCGGTCAGCGCGGTGGCCAGAAGTATCCGGGGCGCTTGA
- a CDS encoding EpsG family protein, translating into MTTLLLVCASSVVLAQLSQWYGGGIRERGNKPRWDLFVLAIVVILSLFAGLRTDYNDTAAYIRGFQSAETIGAFLSDSENLHVLHNPLFYGLTALIRTVTDNYHIYLLIFAAVNEVLLIRFVQRYTADGNFAFGLWLFFGIGAYVFSMAAMKQITAMAVLTLAVPALNERKWAKYYIIVALAGLLHTYAFLFVFLPLLTGKPWGGRILLVALATVTVMLTFEDSIGTLLSYADSMGKHVAEFEVFDGNQMNPLRVAVFAVVPAMSLIFRRRLFPAMGRQEAVLINMSIVSLMFMLMATVNGANMFGRLATYFELGAACSLPWMIDQIFERRSARLVKLCATACFLVFFLYDNWGFTYHGVSFFAFIAGLV; encoded by the coding sequence ATGACCACGCTGCTTCTGGTATGTGCCTCCTCTGTCGTACTGGCACAGCTCTCTCAGTGGTACGGCGGCGGAATCCGTGAGAGGGGGAATAAGCCCCGGTGGGACCTGTTTGTGCTGGCGATAGTGGTGATCCTCTCCCTCTTCGCTGGGCTGCGGACCGATTACAATGATACTGCCGCCTATATTCGGGGATTTCAGAGCGCTGAGACCATCGGGGCCTTCCTGTCGGACAGTGAAAACCTTCATGTTCTGCACAATCCCCTGTTTTATGGGCTGACCGCTCTGATTCGCACGGTCACGGACAACTACCATATTTATCTGCTGATCTTTGCAGCAGTCAACGAAGTGCTGCTGATCCGCTTTGTCCAGCGGTATACCGCGGACGGAAATTTCGCGTTTGGCCTCTGGCTGTTCTTTGGAATCGGGGCCTATGTATTCTCCATGGCCGCCATGAAACAGATCACGGCCATGGCGGTGCTGACCTTGGCGGTCCCGGCGCTGAACGAACGGAAATGGGCGAAATATTATATCATCGTAGCGCTGGCGGGGCTCCTCCACACCTATGCGTTCCTGTTTGTGTTTCTGCCGCTGCTGACCGGAAAGCCCTGGGGCGGGAGGATTCTCCTTGTTGCGCTGGCGACTGTGACGGTGATGCTCACCTTCGAGGACTCCATCGGCACGCTCCTCTCCTATGCGGACTCTATGGGCAAGCATGTGGCGGAGTTTGAGGTATTTGACGGCAATCAGATGAATCCCCTGCGGGTAGCGGTCTTTGCCGTGGTGCCGGCGATGTCCCTGATTTTCCGGCGGCGGCTGTTTCCGGCAATGGGGAGGCAGGAGGCTGTGCTGATTAATATGAGCATCGTCAGCCTTATGTTCATGCTCATGGCAACCGTCAACGGAGCCAATATGTTTGGGCGGCTGGCCACATATTTTGAGCTGGGCGCGGCGTGTAGCCTCCCGTGGATGATCGATCAGATCTTTGAACGCCGTTCCGCCAGGCTGGTCAAGCTGTGTGCCACGGCATGCTTCCTGGTGTTTTTCCTGTATGATAACTGGGGGTTCACGTACCACGGGGTTTCCTTTTTTGCATTCATAGCGGGGCTGGTATAG
- a CDS encoding glycosyltransferase family 2 protein — MKVSIIVPVYQVERYLRACIESVLCQTHREWELILVEDGSPDRCGVICDEYAKNDARITVMHKENGGLSSARNAGLCRATGEYILFLDGDDFWAEPEGLARLIPQLTSDVVVFGFSKWYEPNGAERGRWIGPDIAEGCPVSGREAQLGYLLQKGCYTACAWNKAVRRELFSSCDLRFREGVTSEDIDWCARLALAAKSFGLSACRFYRYRQRTGSITRTMNLKSLRDLKENIELCLQLPQEMGASTAIKELYWSYVAYQFGTFLVCAPSVNGPEGRGLVQEMREKRWLLRYNAASRKVQLLYVVDRLLGYRALCLLCRGYAAIRK, encoded by the coding sequence GTGAAGGTATCCATCATTGTCCCTGTTTATCAGGTGGAACGCTATCTGCGGGCGTGTATTGAGAGCGTACTGTGCCAGACTCACCGGGAATGGGAACTGATTTTGGTGGAGGATGGATCGCCGGACCGCTGCGGTGTCATTTGTGACGAATATGCAAAGAATGATGCCAGGATCACCGTGATGCACAAGGAAAACGGAGGGCTATCCTCCGCAAGAAACGCCGGACTGTGTCGGGCCACAGGAGAGTATATCCTCTTTCTGGACGGAGATGACTTCTGGGCGGAGCCGGAGGGACTTGCACGGCTGATCCCCCAGCTCACATCGGATGTGGTGGTATTCGGCTTTTCCAAATGGTATGAACCCAATGGCGCGGAGCGGGGGCGGTGGATCGGCCCGGACATCGCAGAGGGGTGCCCGGTCTCCGGGCGGGAGGCACAGCTCGGCTACTTGCTTCAAAAGGGCTGTTATACCGCCTGTGCCTGGAACAAGGCGGTTCGGCGGGAGCTGTTTTCCTCGTGCGACCTCAGATTTCGGGAAGGCGTGACCTCAGAGGATATCGACTGGTGCGCACGCTTGGCGCTGGCCGCGAAGTCTTTCGGCCTCAGCGCCTGCCGATTTTACCGATACCGGCAGAGAACGGGCTCCATTACCCGCACAATGAACTTGAAAAGCCTGCGGGATTTGAAGGAAAATATAGAGCTGTGCCTCCAATTGCCTCAGGAGATGGGAGCGAGCACGGCGATAAAAGAGTTGTACTGGAGCTATGTGGCCTACCAATTTGGCACCTTCCTGGTGTGCGCACCCTCAGTCAACGGGCCGGAGGGGCGCGGACTGGTGCAGGAGATGCGGGAAAAGCGGTGGCTTCTGCGTTACAATGCTGCGAGTCGAAAAGTGCAGCTGCTGTATGTAGTGGACCGGCTCTTGGGATATCGGGCCCTGTGCCTCTTGTGCAGGGGCTATGCAGCAATTCGAAAGTAG